One stretch of Oncorhynchus masou masou isolate Uvic2021 chromosome 9, UVic_Omas_1.1, whole genome shotgun sequence DNA includes these proteins:
- the aipl1 gene encoding aryl-hydrocarbon-interacting protein-like 1 isoform X3, which produces MSSDMDGTMLLGVEGIKKTILYGGTAEMPRFITGTKVTGVPMEVVIGNMFKLEIWETLLTSMRIGEVAEFWCDVTHTGLYPLVAKSLRRIAEGKDPVDWHIHSCGMANMFAYHTLGYDDLDQLLKEPQPLYFVLELVKVQQPSEYDRESWALNDEERLKAVPLLHGQGNKLYKQGRYQDATNKYKEAIVCIKNIQHKEKAWEAPWLKLEKMGNMLTLNYCQCLLRMEEYYEVIEHTSDIINQHPGEMKAFYVRGKAHIEVWNEAEARADFERVLDLDPGMKKAVKKDLGVLNMRMEEKNEEDKVKYKGMF; this is translated from the exons ATGTCTTCAGATATGGATGGGACCATGCTCCTGGGGGTGGAAGGCATTAAGAAAACCATCCTGTATGGAGGGACAGCTGAGATGCCCCGGTTCATTACTGGGACCAAG GTGACGGGCGTGCCAATGGAGGTGGTGATCGGGAACATGTTCAAGCTGGAGATCTGGGAGACCCTGCTCACCTCCATGAGGATTGGAGAGGTGGCCGAGTTCTGGTGCGATGTCACC cACACTGGCCTCTACCCCCTGGTGGCCAAGAGCTTGCGGCGCATCGCGGAGGGCAAGGACCCTGTGGACTGGCACATCCATTCGTGTGGCATGGCCAACATGTTTGCCTACCACACCCTGGGCTATGATGACCTGGACCAGCTACTGAAGGAGCCTCAGCCTCTCTACTTTGTACTGGAACTGGTCAAG GTGCAGCAGCCCAGTGAGTATGACAGGGAGTCGTGGGCTCTGAATGATGAGGAGAGACTGAAGGCTGTGCCCTTGCTCCACGGCCAGGGCAACAAGCTCTACAAACAGGGGCGCTACCAGGACGCCACCAACAAATACAAAGAGGCCATAGTCTGCATCAAGAACATACAGCACAAG GAGAAAGCATGGGAAGCCCCCTGGCTGAAGCTGGAGAAGATGGGGAACATGCTGACTCTCAACTACTGCCAGTGTCTGCTCCGTATGGAGGAGTACTATGAGGTCATAGAGCACACCAGTGACATCATCAATCAGCACCCAG GTGAAATGAAGGCGTTCTACGTGCGAGGGAAGGCCCACATTGAGGTGTGGAACGAAGCTGAGGCGCGGGCTGACTTTGAGAGGGTTCTAGATTTGGACCCTGGCATGAAGAAGGCTGTTAAGAAGGACCTGGGTGTCCTCAACAtgaggatggaggagaagaaTGAGGAGGATAAAGTCAAGTACAAGGGCATGTTCTGA
- the aipl1 gene encoding aryl-hydrocarbon-interacting protein-like 1 isoform X2: protein MSSDMDGTMLLGVEGIKKTILYGGTAEMPRFITGTKLCDDDRTVIDDSKVTGVPMEVVIGNMFKLEIWETLLTSMRIGEVAEFWCDVTHTGLYPLVAKSLRRIAEGKDPVDWHIHSCGMANMFAYHTLGYDDLDQLLKEPQPLYFVLELVKVQQPSEYDRESWALNDEERLKAVPLLHGQGNKLYKQGRYQDATNKYKEAIVCIKNIQHKEKAWEAPWLKLEKMGNMLTLNYCQCLLRMEEYYEVIEHTSDIINQHPGEMKAFYVRGKAHIEVWNEAEARADFERVLDLDPGMKKAVKKDLGVLNMRMEEKNEEDKVKYKGMF, encoded by the exons ATGTCTTCAGATATGGATGGGACCATGCTCCTGGGGGTGGAAGGCATTAAGAAAACCATCCTGTATGGAGGGACAGCTGAGATGCCCCGGTTCATTACTGGGACCAAG CTGTGTGATGATGATCGTACGGTGATAGACGACAGTAAGGTGACGGGCGTGCCAATGGAGGTGGTGATCGGGAACATGTTCAAGCTGGAGATCTGGGAGACCCTGCTCACCTCCATGAGGATTGGAGAGGTGGCCGAGTTCTGGTGCGATGTCACC cACACTGGCCTCTACCCCCTGGTGGCCAAGAGCTTGCGGCGCATCGCGGAGGGCAAGGACCCTGTGGACTGGCACATCCATTCGTGTGGCATGGCCAACATGTTTGCCTACCACACCCTGGGCTATGATGACCTGGACCAGCTACTGAAGGAGCCTCAGCCTCTCTACTTTGTACTGGAACTGGTCAAG GTGCAGCAGCCCAGTGAGTATGACAGGGAGTCGTGGGCTCTGAATGATGAGGAGAGACTGAAGGCTGTGCCCTTGCTCCACGGCCAGGGCAACAAGCTCTACAAACAGGGGCGCTACCAGGACGCCACCAACAAATACAAAGAGGCCATAGTCTGCATCAAGAACATACAGCACAAG GAGAAAGCATGGGAAGCCCCCTGGCTGAAGCTGGAGAAGATGGGGAACATGCTGACTCTCAACTACTGCCAGTGTCTGCTCCGTATGGAGGAGTACTATGAGGTCATAGAGCACACCAGTGACATCATCAATCAGCACCCAG GTGAAATGAAGGCGTTCTACGTGCGAGGGAAGGCCCACATTGAGGTGTGGAACGAAGCTGAGGCGCGGGCTGACTTTGAGAGGGTTCTAGATTTGGACCCTGGCATGAAGAAGGCTGTTAAGAAGGACCTGGGTGTCCTCAACAtgaggatggaggagaagaaTGAGGAGGATAAAGTCAAGTACAAGGGCATGTTCTGA
- the aipl1 gene encoding aryl-hydrocarbon-interacting protein-like 1 isoform X1, translated as MSSDMDGTMLLGVEGIKKTILYGGTAEMPRFITGTKVTFHFRTQLCDDDRTVIDDSKVTGVPMEVVIGNMFKLEIWETLLTSMRIGEVAEFWCDVTHTGLYPLVAKSLRRIAEGKDPVDWHIHSCGMANMFAYHTLGYDDLDQLLKEPQPLYFVLELVKVQQPSEYDRESWALNDEERLKAVPLLHGQGNKLYKQGRYQDATNKYKEAIVCIKNIQHKEKAWEAPWLKLEKMGNMLTLNYCQCLLRMEEYYEVIEHTSDIINQHPGEMKAFYVRGKAHIEVWNEAEARADFERVLDLDPGMKKAVKKDLGVLNMRMEEKNEEDKVKYKGMF; from the exons ATGTCTTCAGATATGGATGGGACCATGCTCCTGGGGGTGGAAGGCATTAAGAAAACCATCCTGTATGGAGGGACAGCTGAGATGCCCCGGTTCATTACTGGGACCAAG gtgACCTTCCATTTCCGTACCCAGCTGTGTGATGATGATCGTACGGTGATAGACGACAGTAAGGTGACGGGCGTGCCAATGGAGGTGGTGATCGGGAACATGTTCAAGCTGGAGATCTGGGAGACCCTGCTCACCTCCATGAGGATTGGAGAGGTGGCCGAGTTCTGGTGCGATGTCACC cACACTGGCCTCTACCCCCTGGTGGCCAAGAGCTTGCGGCGCATCGCGGAGGGCAAGGACCCTGTGGACTGGCACATCCATTCGTGTGGCATGGCCAACATGTTTGCCTACCACACCCTGGGCTATGATGACCTGGACCAGCTACTGAAGGAGCCTCAGCCTCTCTACTTTGTACTGGAACTGGTCAAG GTGCAGCAGCCCAGTGAGTATGACAGGGAGTCGTGGGCTCTGAATGATGAGGAGAGACTGAAGGCTGTGCCCTTGCTCCACGGCCAGGGCAACAAGCTCTACAAACAGGGGCGCTACCAGGACGCCACCAACAAATACAAAGAGGCCATAGTCTGCATCAAGAACATACAGCACAAG GAGAAAGCATGGGAAGCCCCCTGGCTGAAGCTGGAGAAGATGGGGAACATGCTGACTCTCAACTACTGCCAGTGTCTGCTCCGTATGGAGGAGTACTATGAGGTCATAGAGCACACCAGTGACATCATCAATCAGCACCCAG GTGAAATGAAGGCGTTCTACGTGCGAGGGAAGGCCCACATTGAGGTGTGGAACGAAGCTGAGGCGCGGGCTGACTTTGAGAGGGTTCTAGATTTGGACCCTGGCATGAAGAAGGCTGTTAAGAAGGACCTGGGTGTCCTCAACAtgaggatggaggagaagaaTGAGGAGGATAAAGTCAAGTACAAGGGCATGTTCTGA